The following is a genomic window from Butyricimonas faecihominis.
CCTTGCTTCTCTCTTCGGGCTTATTTGGCCGGACGGAGGATTTGAGAGCGGGATGCTGATGAGATAATCCTTGAATCAAACAAGGTTTAGCACCTAAATAATCTCCGATTCGAAAATCTTCTATATCTTCTACAATCGCGATATCATTGGCACCCACTTCATCAACATTTATCTCTCTGCCCTGATAAATAGTCTTTAGATTTTTAATCTTGATGAATTTTTCCGAATCGTTGATTCTTACAACGTCTCGAAGTCTCAGACTTCCGTCAATTATTTTAAGAAAACTTCTTTTATGCCCTTTGGGGTCATGCTCTATCTTATAGAGATAAGCTGAAAGTCTGTTTGAGACTGATGCCGGAGGAAGTATAAAAGAAGAAATGGCGTCCAACAACTCATTGATACCGATATTGAACATTGCTGATCCATGTAGCACCGGATAGACTTTGGCTTTTGCCACAAGAGCGATTATCGTATTCCAATAATCAGCCGGTGAAATTTCGCTATCCGCCAAATATCGTTCTAATATATCGTCGTCATGGTTGCATACAAATTCTTTGTATTCTTCCTTTATATATGTTTGGGAGCAAACCGGATAAACCGATCCATCGACAACAGTTTGCATAAACAGGACATCTTGCGACAGATTTGTTTTTATATCCATATACAAACGCTCCAAATTCACACCGGCACGGTCAATCTTATTGATAAATATAATTGTCGGGATTTGCAGCTTTTGTAAAGTACTGAACAGCAACTTTGTCTGCGCTTGTATGCCTTCCTTTGCGGATAAGATGAGGACTGCTCCATCAAGCATTTTGAATGTCCGCTCCACTTCCGCAATAAAATCCATGTGTCCCGGAGTGTCAATGATATTGCATTTCACTCCATTCCAGATAATAGATGTCGTAGAAGCCCGGACAGTAATTCCTCTACGTTTCTCTATATCCATAGAGTCCGTTATGGTGTCACCATTATCCACACGGCCGCACTTTTCCGTTGCTCCACTGGCAAACAGCAGATTCTCGGTTACGGAAGTTTTTCCTGCATCAATGTGAGCAAGAATTCCTAAATTTATAATATTCATTTGGATTAAGCAATAATATACTACAGTAGATGCATTGTCGAAACGCACCTTTTAATACCTCCTCGTAGCATATGAGAACTACAGGATTACTAACTCGTATTAATATGTATATTATTACTGCCGCATAACGATTACAAAATTACACAAAAAAATATATCTAACAAAAGTGGGAGGATTTTTTAACTTTTTACCATAGACATTTTATTAGGGAAGCGTAGGTTCAACTGGCAAGTACAAATAAGTAGAAATGTTTGAACAACACCGTTTTAGGAAGTTGAAAAATCAAGTTTCTCTCTCGGTATAGCGTTTATTTTGGCCAATATCTTCTTTAGTTTAGCATTTGTGTATTTCCCATTCGTGTTCTATTTAGCTCCTTATTATGAGTATGTAGCAAGTTACTTATCAAATTCAGCCTCTTTGAGGGTCAAATATGGTTTTGCAAATGGTGACTGACAAGACATAAACAAGGTCAGCAGGAATTTTTTACATAAATGGACATGAATGTATATAACCTAAAATAAGAATAAATTTTAATAAGGGCTGCCCAAAAAGAAAAAAATGCAGTTGCCATCCTATAGATACTTGCAGAAAGGATAAAATTTACTTTTAGACCTTTTGGGATAGCCCTTATTAATACTTCAGATAAAATTCCTTAGGTTATATTTTCAATCCTTTGGACCGGGTTTCCTCCTTGGCATACAGTCCCGGACGCCCGATTATGACATGGTTGGCAACGATACTATCCGCCGGACTGCGTATCTGCGGCGGTGCATTTTCGGGATATTGCGCCTGCCTGTTCCTCACATCTTCCGCTTCCGGCTTGAGCTGTTGCCCTTCATTCTCCTTTTCTGCGACTTCGGGCGTGGGTGGCGCAAGCTCCAGCTGAATTTTTCGGTCAAGGGCGGCAAGTTCGGACTTCAACTGCTTCAGCTCGTCCTCCTTCTTCCACACCTTACCCGCTATCTCCTGTAACTGCGGTATCTCCATCTCCAGCACCTCGTTCTTCGCCTTGTACTGGTCGATGATGGAGGGTATCCTCTCCATCGCGTTGAGGAAGTTGCGGGCGGCGGCCAACGGGTCAGCCATCGCCAGATGCCCGTTGTTGTAGGTGTACTTGTAGTTCCCCTCGACCACGAAGCGGTTGTCGGTGAACTCCAATCCCTCTTTGAGTATCCTTTCGCTCACCACCTTTATCGGAAAACCGTAAAGTTCACCGACCTGCGTGTACAACCCTCCGGTCGTGGCATTCTTGGCTATCTCCTGCAAACGCTTTCCGATGACCTTCTCATCGGCGGAATCCACTCCGTCCACCTTTATTATATTAAGGCGGTTGCCCTCCTTGTCGGTCTGCACCACCGACAGGAAGCGGTTCCAGTCCTCCGTCATGGCATCTATGAAAGCCGTGTTGTTGCGCAACTCGCCGGTCTTTGACTCCAGCTTGAACTCCGAATCACGCTTGCCCTTGTTGAACGACTTGCGTTCCCCTTCGAGCGATGCGATCCGCTTTTCCAGTTTCGCCTTGTCCAACAGGTCGGTATTGCCGGAGAGCAACGCCATGTATTCCGAGAAATTCATGCCCGATTTTTCGTCCATTGCCCCCTCGTCGATGGTACGCGCACCCATCGCACCGCTTTTGAGCTGGCTTATGAAAGTCTGCTTGCAGTGCAGGAGGTTGAACTTGTAGCTGTCCAGTGACTTCTCCACCGCGTAGATGATTACATCCACGTTGTTCCCGGCGAAATGTTTGGCAATCTCATTACCTGCCCTAACTCCGCGTCCGTCACGCTGTTGCAAGTCGGACGGTCGCCACGGCGTATCGAGATGATGGATAGCCACACACCGTTTCTGGGCGTTCACACCCGTTCCGAGCATAGAGGTAGAGCCGAACAGCACACGCACCGTCCCGGCGTTCATGGCGTCTATCACCGCCTTCCGCGCCTTGTCGGTCTTGCACTCCTGAATGAAGCGCACCTCGCTTGGCGGTATACCGTAGTCCTCCGTCAGTTTGCGCTTGATTTCCGAATAGACGTTCCACCCGTCGCCCGGCTGGTATGTCCCCAAATCAGAGAAAACGAACTGCGTGCCTTTCTGGGCGTCGTATTTTTGATAATACTCCGCGATCATCTTGGCACAGTGACTCGCTTTGTTGTCGGGATGATCTTCGTAATTCGGGTCTATCATGCGCATGTCGAGTGCCATTTTCCGGGCATAGTCCGTGGCGATGAGCATCTTCGCCTTTTCTTCCGTTTCCGAAAGCGGCAGCCTGCCCAACAAGGTGGCATCGCCCGTCTTGGCGAACTGCATCAGTTTCTGTATGAAGTCCTCCTGTTCCGGCGTGGGCGGTATATGGTGCAGTATCTCGTTCTTGGCAGGACGGTCAACGCCCACATCCTCCGCCGTGCGGTAGTCCGTGATTTCATTATAGAAGGCGGCAAGCTCCGGCACTTTGATGAAGTAGCGGAAACGCTCCTTCTGGACCACATTGTTCGTCACGTTAAATTCAAAATCCGTCGTCTTCTTGGCAAATATCGCCGCCCAAGCGTCGAAACACCTTATGTCCTGCCGTTCCAGCTCCTTCGGGCGCAGGTACTTGAACAGCAGGTACAATTCAGTCAGTGAGTTGCTGATAGTCGTGCCGGAGAGGAAGGTCGCACCCAAGTCTTTTCCTGTGCGCTCCTGTATGGTGCGTATGGCAAAGAGCATGTTAAGTGCCTTCTGGCTTCCCTCGCTGTTTCCCAATCCCGCCACACGGTCGTGGCGCGTGTTGAAAGTCAGATTCTTGAACTGGTGGCTCTCATCTATGAAGATGTGGTCGATGCCCATCTGCTTGAAATCCACCACGTCGTCCGTGCGTGACTTTATGGCGTGTTCCACCTTCTCCAGCTTCGCTTCAAGGTTGTGCTTGCGCTTCTCCAATCCTTTCAGCATCGCCCGCGACACGTTCTTTCCCTGCTGCCGTAGCACTTCGAGGTTTTCCTCCACCGTGTCAAGCTCTGCTTGCAGGATGCGCTGCTGCAATTCCGGCGACTGCGGTATCTTGCCGAACTGGTCGTGCGACATGATGACGCAATCGTAGTCGTTGTTCTTTATATTATTGAAGAAGCGCACACGGTTGGCGGTCGAAAAGTCCTTCTCCGAAGCGTACAGAATACGTGCGTTGGGATATGCCGCCTGATAGGTGGCTGCAATCTCCGCAACGTTGGCTTTCAGCCCGATAATCATCGGCTTGTGTGCCAAATTCAGACGCTTCATCTCATGCGCGGCGATGCACATTATCAGCGTCTTACCGGTTCCCACCTCGTGGTCGCAAATTCCGCCGCCGTTCTGTTTCAACATCCAGACGCAATCCATCTGTGAGGGATAGACGCTCTTGATACCCCGGCTTGCCAGCCCTTTCAGGTTGAGGTCGGGAAAGGTCTGATGGGAGCCGTCGTAGCGCGGGCGCACGAAACAGTTGAACTTGCGGTTATACATCGTCACAAGCCGCTCCTTGAACTGCGGCGACTGCTCTTCGAGCCATTCGGAGAAGCCGTTTCGTATCTCGTCAATCTTGGCGTTGGCGAGTTGTATTCCCTCGCTGTCGCGCATCTTGATGTCGTTGCCATGCTCGTCCTTGCCGATGGACTTCATCATGTCAGGGCAGGTGTTGTGCAGGGCGTGTTTTAGGAGGTGCATACCGTCATAGTTCCGGTAATACCCCTTCACCAGAAACTCGTCCGTGATTTTCATGGTGCGGTAGCCGCACACCACCGAAAACTCGTCCATGCTTGCGGAATAGGCGATTTTCACCTCCGTGTCGAACAGCCGGCTCATGTAGGCGGCATAGACACCCGTCGGAATCCAGCGTTCCCCGAAATTGAAGTCCAGATCCTCGAAGGCGATGCGCTGCGGCTCGGCATCTTTCAGAGCCTCCAACGCCTGCTTCACCTCCGGCATACGCTCATTTTCGGGATTGTCACCCATCCATGCCTCTATGCGTTCCGCTTTCTCTATGACATTTCCGGCGATGAAACGGTCTTTGATTTCGTAACCGGTCACGAGCGGATTGTAGTAGATGCGCCCTTGCAGGGCAGTGAGCAAATCCTCCGCCGTGCTGTCGGTTATCTCCCGCATATAGTCGAGATTGACCGTACCATATTTGTTGAGCGACGCAGACAGGGCTTCTTCGGGAGAGCCTACGTTGGCATGGCTCTCCACCGCGAAGGAAACAGGATGCTCGAAGATGTCCGCCTTGACGAACTTTCCGTTTTCCATCCGTTCCAGCGAAAGGATGTCGCGCCCGCCCGCATCCATCATCACTAACTTCACGTTCTGCTTGGCGTTGAGGTTGCCGTAGCGCATGACAAACTCATCGTAACAGGTATTCAGATGCTCTCGCCACGGAACATTTGCCTCGCGCCGGAGCGATTCATAACGGTACAGACGCTCGTAGGCGTCACGCAGCGACACATACAACAACGCCTTTTCCTTCTGGTATCCTTTCAGGTCGAGCGGCTGGAATGTCGCCCCGTATGGCGTGATGTCTTTCAGGTAGCCGATGTTATGACGCCCCCGGTCAGCCACCAGCGACCCTTCGCGCAGGTGCATCTCCGGCGTGCGGTGGTAGGCACGCGGAGAAAGGTCCACGACTTCCTCCTTCGGCTTTTCCGCTTCGATGTCGGGGAAAAGGAAAGTCCCCACCGCTTCCGATGGGGTATCTGTAACGGCAGGTGCGGCGACTGCCTCCGGCTGTGTTTCCTCCTGTCGTGGCTGCTCACGGGAAGTTTCCGGCACGGCTTTCACTTCCGTCTTTTCCGCCACTTGTTTCTCGTTATGCTGCCTTGCCAGTTCCCGAAGTTCTTTCCTACGCTCCGGCGTCAAACCCATCATCATTTCATAGAAACCGTTGATGGGAGGATTGGTATCCCAGTCCAGTGTGGCATAGATGTCGTCCGGGTCGGCAGGCTTGGCGGTGTTCTCCGCTTTCACCTCCTTATTCTCCATTGCGGGTTTTGCAGTTGGAGCTGTCGGTGTAACCGTGACTTTCGGTTTGGGCGGAGTGGACTTTGCCGTAACTGCCTTTTTCACCGTCTTTTTCTTTTTGGAGGTTTTCGGTTGGCTGACCTCTTCCGTCATCCCCCAGAGGTCAAGCAGGGTGAGCTGCACGCCTGCGGAATATTGCGGGCGCGGTTCTATCTCCGGCTTTTCATCTGCGGGTTGCGGCTTTTCTGTCGGAGTTTCCACCGTCTGCGCCGAGGATACTGTTTCCAATTTTATGGCAGGACGCTCTACTTTATTTTGAACGGCAACTTTTTCTTCCGTTCCTGCCTGCCGGATTGAACCCGAATACAAGCGCATGGCAAGCCTGTAATGGAAATCCTCGTCGAGCATACGGCGCAAATCCCCGGCGATGCCTGCTGCCTTGCCCTCGTGCAGATAAACCATAGCGGGCTTCCCGTAGGGGTCTGTGTCAAGTTTCGCCATCGTATGCACGATGCGTTCCGGGTGGTGGATGAAATAGGCGTTGTCGGTCAGGGCGGTTTTCGTGTCCGTCTGTATCACGGTCATCAGCCGCTCGTCCTGCGACATTTCCTTCTTGCTGAGGTTCTTTTGCAGGACAATCAGGTCACTGCCCACCTCCGTGCCCGCGTTGTCCGTGAACAGGTTGTTGGGCAGGCGTATCGCGGATACCAGATTGGCCTGACTGAACAGCTCGTTACGCACGGAGGTCTTGGTGCTATTCAATACCCCTTGCGAGGTGATGAACGCCACGATACCGCCGTCACGCACGGCATCCAGTCCTTTGAGAAAGAAATAGTTGTGGATGGTTTTCTGGGCGGAGCGTCTGCCGAAAGAGTCGCTCCGCTGAAACTCCGCGTCGAACACGGCAATGTCACCGAACGGAATGTTGGACACCGCCAAGTCGAAATAATTGTTGAACGGTCTTTCGATTTTCTCAAAACCGCAGGTGCGCATTTTCTGGTCGGGATAGAGATGCCTCAAGATTGTACCCGTGAGCAGATCCTTCTCGAAAGCCATCACATCCGCATTGGGGCTGTGCCGCAGCATGGAATCCACGAACACGCCGACACCTGCCGACGGTTCGAGCATACGGGCGGGGCGGACGCTGTAATCTGCCAGCACGTCCGCGATGGTGTCGGTTATCTCTTTGGGGGTGTAGAAAGCGGTCAGCACGGACGCTTTCAGCGAATCCACAAACCGCTTGTACTCTGTTTCGTCCTTGCTGTTCTCACGGATAAGCCTGTGCAGCTCCACCGTCGGGGCGAACAGTTCGAGGTCGGATTTCGCCCACCGGACGGCATCCGTCAGTTCCTTTGCAGGGTTGAGGATACATTTCAGACCGCCGAAACCGCAGTACCTTTGAAGTATGGCACGCTCTTCGGTTGTCGCTGTCCTATTTTCCCTGTCAAGGATGAATGCCGTCCGTATCGCCTCGATGTTGTCCCGCAGTTTCTGTTTGCGGTTAAACGCCATATTCGTCTAAGTAAAGGACGGTTGCTCCCGTCAGCTCCGTGTAGAGCAGGTCGTAATCGGAAGACAGGGCGAAATTGTCATCCGAGAGGTCATAGACGGAGAACACGTTGCCGACAAGCGGCAGCAGTTTCAGGACAAAGGCTTCACGCTTCTCTTCCGGCACTTCATCGGCAAACTCGTTTTCCACGACTTCGCGGAGGATGGCGTAACGGGAATAATGCAGCCCGCGCAGCAGCGTGTCCATCGCCAGTTCCTGCGCACCATCGGCGGGATAGCCTTCAAGCCGTGCCCTCTCATACGTTTCGGCGGCACGGTCGGCCCGTTCCCGTATGAAAGCGGTGTCGTCAGCCTGTTCAAACTTGTTCGTGCGGAGATAGTCCAGCAGGTACAGACCGTAATAGGAAAAGTCGGTCTGACCCTCGTTTTTCTTCTTGTTGTTCATTACTTTGGATTTAGCGGATTGATAATTAACGGGATAATCGGTTGGAAAAAGGAAGAAAAAGGCACTCGGTATCCCTCCGAGTGCCACCACTAAATCCAAAGTATGAGTGTAATCCGGTATCGAAGAACAATTCATTACTCTGAACAAGTGGCAAAGTTAATACTATTTCTTCCGTCCTGAAAATTTCTTGTCCTTTTTAGCCTCCGGGAACACAAAAGTCGTGTTATATTCCCCGTCAAAGGCGACAACAGCATCGAAACTCTTGCCCTGTTTGCTCTT
Proteins encoded in this region:
- the tet(Q) gene encoding tetracycline resistance ribosomal protection protein Tet(Q), whose product is MNIINLGILAHIDAGKTSVTENLLFASGATEKCGRVDNGDTITDSMDIEKRRGITVRASTTSIIWNGVKCNIIDTPGHMDFIAEVERTFKMLDGAVLILSAKEGIQAQTKLLFSTLQKLQIPTIIFINKIDRAGVNLERLYMDIKTNLSQDVLFMQTVVDGSVYPVCSQTYIKEEYKEFVCNHDDDILERYLADSEISPADYWNTIIALVAKAKVYPVLHGSAMFNIGINELLDAISSFILPPASVSNRLSAYLYKIEHDPKGHKRSFLKIIDGSLRLRDVVRINDSEKFIKIKNLKTIYQGREINVDEVGANDIAIVEDIEDFRIGDYLGAKPCLIQGLSHQHPALKSSVRPNKPEERSKVISALNTLWIEDPSLSFSINSYSDELEISLYGLTQKEIIQTLLEERFSVKVHFDEIKTIYKERPIKKVNKIIQIEVPPNPYWATIGLTLEPLPLGAGLQIESDISYGYLNHSFQNAVFEGIRMSCQSGLHGWEVTDLKVTFTQAEYYSPVSTPADFRQLTPYVFRLALQQSGVDILEPMLCFELQIPQVASSKAITDLQKLMSEIEDISCNNEWCHIKGKVPLNTSKDYASEVSSYTKGLGIFMVKPCGYQITKDGYSDNIRMNEKDKLLFMFQKSMSLK
- a CDS encoding N-6 DNA methylase encodes the protein MAFNRKQKLRDNIEAIRTAFILDRENRTATTEERAILQRYCGFGGLKCILNPAKELTDAVRWAKSDLELFAPTVELHRLIRENSKDETEYKRFVDSLKASVLTAFYTPKEITDTIADVLADYSVRPARMLEPSAGVGVFVDSMLRHSPNADVMAFEKDLLTGTILRHLYPDQKMRTCGFEKIERPFNNYFDLAVSNIPFGDIAVFDAEFQRSDSFGRRSAQKTIHNYFFLKGLDAVRDGGIVAFITSQGVLNSTKTSVRNELFSQANLVSAIRLPNNLFTDNAGTEVGSDLIVLQKNLSKKEMSQDERLMTVIQTDTKTALTDNAYFIHHPERIVHTMAKLDTDPYGKPAMVYLHEGKAAGIAGDLRRMLDEDFHYRLAMRLYSGSIRQAGTEEKVAVQNKVERPAIKLETVSSAQTVETPTEKPQPADEKPEIEPRPQYSAGVQLTLLDLWGMTEEVSQPKTSKKKKTVKKAVTAKSTPPKPKVTVTPTAPTAKPAMENKEVKAENTAKPADPDDIYATLDWDTNPPINGFYEMMMGLTPERRKELRELARQHNEKQVAEKTEVKAVPETSREQPRQEETQPEAVAAPAVTDTPSEAVGTFLFPDIEAEKPKEEVVDLSPRAYHRTPEMHLREGSLVADRGRHNIGYLKDITPYGATFQPLDLKGYQKEKALLYVSLRDAYERLYRYESLRREANVPWREHLNTCYDEFVMRYGNLNAKQNVKLVMMDAGGRDILSLERMENGKFVKADIFEHPVSFAVESHANVGSPEEALSASLNKYGTVNLDYMREITDSTAEDLLTALQGRIYYNPLVTGYEIKDRFIAGNVIEKAERIEAWMGDNPENERMPEVKQALEALKDAEPQRIAFEDLDFNFGERWIPTGVYAAYMSRLFDTEVKIAYSASMDEFSVVCGYRTMKITDEFLVKGYYRNYDGMHLLKHALHNTCPDMMKSIGKDEHGNDIKMRDSEGIQLANAKIDEIRNGFSEWLEEQSPQFKERLVTMYNRKFNCFVRPRYDGSHQTFPDLNLKGLASRGIKSVYPSQMDCVWMLKQNGGGICDHEVGTGKTLIMCIAAHEMKRLNLAHKPMIIGLKANVAEIAATYQAAYPNARILYASEKDFSTANRVRFFNNIKNNDYDCVIMSHDQFGKIPQSPELQQRILQAELDTVEENLEVLRQQGKNVSRAMLKGLEKRKHNLEAKLEKVEHAIKSRTDDVVDFKQMGIDHIFIDESHQFKNLTFNTRHDRVAGLGNSEGSQKALNMLFAIRTIQERTGKDLGATFLSGTTISNSLTELYLLFKYLRPKELERQDIRCFDAWAAIFAKKTTDFEFNVTNNVVQKERFRYFIKVPELAAFYNEITDYRTAEDVGVDRPAKNEILHHIPPTPEQEDFIQKLMQFAKTGDATLLGRLPLSETEEKAKMLIATDYARKMALDMRMIDPNYEDHPDNKASHCAKMIAEYYQKYDAQKGTQFVFSDLGTYQPGDGWNVYSEIKRKLTEDYGIPPSEVRFIQECKTDKARKAVIDAMNAGTVRVLFGSTSMLGTGVNAQKRCVAIHHLDTPWRPSDLQQRDGRGVRAGNEIAKHFAGNNVDVIIYAVEKSLDSYKFNLLHCKQTFISQLKSGAMGARTIDEGAMDEKSGMNFSEYMALLSGNTDLLDKAKLEKRIASLEGERKSFNKGKRDSEFKLESKTGELRNNTAFIDAMTEDWNRFLSVVQTDKEGNRLNIIKVDGVDSADEKVIGKRLQEIAKNATTGGLYTQVGELYGFPIKVVSERILKEGLEFTDNRFVVEGNYKYTYNNGHLAMADPLAAARNFLNAMERIPSIIDQYKAKNEVLEMEIPQLQEIAGKVWKKEDELKQLKSELAALDRKIQLELAPPTPEVAEKENEGQQLKPEAEDVRNRQAQYPENAPPQIRSPADSIVANHVIIGRPGLYAKEETRSKGLKI
- a CDS encoding DUF1896 domain-containing protein, with the translated sequence MNNKKKNEGQTDFSYYGLYLLDYLRTNKFEQADDTAFIRERADRAAETYERARLEGYPADGAQELAMDTLLRGLHYSRYAILREVVENEFADEVPEEKREAFVLKLLPLVGNVFSVYDLSDDNFALSSDYDLLYTELTGATVLYLDEYGV